In Manis pentadactyla isolate mManPen7 chromosome 3, mManPen7.hap1, whole genome shotgun sequence, a single window of DNA contains:
- the LOC130682885 gene encoding oxygen-regulated protein 1-like, whose product MHVPSCSRPRIYSVSSDKMHNNDSYSDHSFAPENYLALEKNDSQNLLIYPSEDDIEKSIIFNQDGTMTVEMKVRFKIKEEETIKWTTISRAGLSNNHEKSEISSFPGRTDDPSSGLKITACSLSADVSPLEKGSNQEGNLVEERNTQIKDQVAETCTSAGWETATMDINIIQGTQDQVKHNFYRPPTPGPRRVRQKKSAIGSVTLVSETEVQEKMIRQFSYSEDREDGENKSEYHMFTHSCSKMSSVSNKPVLVQIDNKEQIESSLERKKCRLLKSSAVSAGGVEITSQKMLERSPNSGLSHPISENSILEKGIIDSVTSDHKTSIKNLRTYISTKDRFSPISADVTHSPSNCSGTDKTVYEMPASVESSAVTTRIDRLINEFSQCSLTEFPENEKQISSVARKKMTKSQQQVISSRHENGGFGTKRIRIKRINTGDRIAQETILQESHSPPKGGILCDEDLHAGDMVIKSNYFCSKNSLNPVNSNTFHINKLNTIQNPRVQGLLAKRRSRPLNKVGLGGSTRREIGQGDKVFPYNEFRYCKNTFENQNLFHVFNFLEQKPNAFCEPQAQAEITSWYLRGIANKSSVSKLNNSHINFKSQKKQKRDKLKPTTNVNKHVTTRASSLASLKKAAFSEDITHHSVQNYIQRWFQNINPHSTLQPRKSASVYKKERSVVSCNIKSFPGNNSHANSGKGNNYVMGNNKHITKNATLKGDNLSKEVAKSFDKGNSGGLTRDLSVSLAESLNEACLSSLHECCTLSQSVIDDNTKSQESAEKESGSEVSLVFQEINLATKGQSVEAAIQVDPMEDDIPKDFLPVLLLRQLQALVPSIHKTQNGVVQMPGSLTDVPFSSPICKSSTNVLLAWLLVLNLKGSVNTFCQDDAHKTSSRTSEILALLEVLKHVAITEEADDLRAAVANLVESTTDRFGLPEKEQDMILVGLSANCSTPNIQRVPKCIENGKTQQISCLDGGYSASENCAHEVCVSEMTCSACEICTLHKTYGPKEMSNLSDIFSPTDDCTMNQTSMNKACFLGERCSLTDPLSSHKACAHEENYIHEASYPTDEAYIPIKVCNTNDFLNSKEDKYVDNLELTKELERSGCKHGFNILVSHQSIGHLSHHDFFLSATETEFDKEHSSLDEFKNCALKKVQGKNAYASFDKEESKNSEEPSSITNSTSNERNISELESFEELENQDTDTFNTKVSAREQTTEELTQKELEDSKNLELIEVFRRNTTEEERRIGVICETLSRRLATPPSLLFCYDSKQNIEKELNEGTKTRVKMVVKSMEIGSYSESPLDFKNLKSPVTSDWSDYGQDSENEQPYKVSIESPIDYGEEIAQEKEHNKGLVKRTIEKLYGRAEVVKPSFFPGSTHRSQVCPYNSMESQCSRKVGLHGSEGHLFGSSEQVSSSSSILQKFQEERQDKCDFNDARAHYQGDIVEHGAKQNDHNRILREIEEGVLIDKGKWLLKENHLLRVSSPENLGICGNADTTSVDTLLDNNNSEVPYSHFRNLVPGPNMAELSSLELEELTQPLELKCTYFNLPHCSDSEPFCEGLLDVQNKICAKERISKHHSEVKGNHKSERVCTSVTRVFTSAGNKVHPVSDDTIKNQPLPGSNTIHGVPQEGDSLDKLYAICGQHCPILTVIIQPINEEDRRFAYCKNSDIENSLDLHLRMKIHPYLLQSKKSMFRNENNKASSRKAFVDIFDWLYFNDTFNLMDKRRKLKRVDFFNLEEENYLKKFLLYLKKRFCVNLLSTSLLVVDDVNSYTQGSSNQTNEVFAVVDENNNLLDNRFQSSRINLNQVVRENMNYHLSLEMLGQACLFCQVETFLNISNSNILEIFYIFEDENLFIWEEKTSYF is encoded by the coding sequence ATGCATGTGCCTTCATGCTCAAGGCCCCGGATTTATTCTGTTTCTTCTGACAAAATGCATAATAATGATAGTTACTCAGACCACTCTTTTGCTCCTGAAAATTACTTGGCCTTAGAAAAAAATGATTCTCAGAATTTATTGATATATCCTTCTGAAGATGATATTGAgaaatcaattatttttaatcaaGATGGCACTATGACAGTTGAGATGAAAGTTCGATTCAAGATAAAAGAAGAGGAAACCATAAAATGGACCACTATCAGTAGAGCTGGGCTTTCTAATAATCATGAAAAGAGTGAGATAAGCAGTTTTCCAGGAAGAACTGATGATCCATCATCTGGTTTAAAGATCACAGCATGTTCATTATCTGCAGATGTCTCACCTCTGGAGAAAGGCAGTAATCAAGAGGGCAATTTGGTAGAGGAGAGAAACACTCAAATAAAAGATCAGGTGGCTGAAACTTGCACTTCTGCTGGTTGGGAGACTGCTACTATGGACATAAATATCATCCAGGGAACTCAGGATCAAGTGAAGCATAATTTCTATAGGCCCCCCACACCTGGACCAAGGAGAGTGAGACAAAAGAAATCTGCAATAGGGAGTGTGACCTTAGTGTCTGAAACTGAAGTTCAAGAGAAGATGATTAGACAGTTTTCCTATAGTGAAGATAGGGAAGATGGGGAAAACAAATCTGAGTATCACATGTTCACACATTCTTGCAGTAAAATGTCATCAGTATCTAACAAACCAGTACTTGTTCAGATCGATAACAAAGAGCAGATAGAGTCatctttagaaagaaaaaagtgtagaCTGCTCAAGTCAAGTGCAGTAAGTGCTGGTGGTGTAGAAATTACAAGTCAGAAGATGTTAGAGAGGTCCCCTAACAGTGGCTTGTCACACCCTATATCAGAAAACTCAATTCTGGAGAAAGGTATAATTGATAGTGTAACATCAGACCACAAAACTAGTATCAAGAACTTAAGAACTTACATTAGCACCAAAGATAGGTTCAGTCCTATTTCAGCAGATGTAACTCATTCTCCAAGTAACTGCTCAGGAACTGACAAAACTGTATATGAGATGCCAGCTTCAGTAGAATCCTCTGCTGTCACCACAAGAATTGACAGACTAATTAATGAATTTTCTCAGTGTAGTTTAACAGAATTTCCTGAAAATGAAAAGCAGATTTCATCTGTTGCCAGGAAGAAGATGACAAAATCTCAGCAGCAAGTGATAAGTTCCAGGCATGAGAATGGGGGATTTGGAACCAAAAGAATTCGCATTAAGCGTATAAACACAGGAGATAGAATTGCACAGGAAACCATACTGCAAGAGTCACACAGTCCCCCTAAAGGAGGGATACTTTGTGATGAAGACCTCCATGCAGGTGATATGGTaattaaatcaaattatttttgttctaaaAATAGTCTTAATCCTGTGAATTCCAATACTTtccatataaataaattaaatacaattcAGAATCCTAGGGTTCAAGGACTTTTAGCCAAAAGAAGATCTAGACCACTAAACAAGGTAGGCTTAGGAGGATCTACAAGAAGAGAAATTGGTCAAGGAGATAAAGTGTTTCCCTATAATGAATTCAGATATTgcaaaaatacttttgaaaatcaaaatttATTTCACGTGTTTAACTTCCTTGAGCAAAAACCTAATGCTTTTTGTGAACCACAGGCTCAAGCAGAAATAACATCTTGGTATTTGAGAGGAATAGCAAACAAGAGCTCAGTTTCAAAACTTAATAATTCACACATAAATTTCAAAagccagaaaaaacaaaaacgggATAAATTGAAACCAACTACTAATGTAAATAAACATGTTACAACCAGGGCAAGTTCCTTAGCTTCTTTGAAAAAAGCTGCTTTTTCTGAGGATATTACCcatcattcagttcaaaattaCATACAGAGATGGTTTCAGAACATAAATCCACATTCAACTCTGCAACCTAGAAAATCAGCTTCAGTATACAAAAAGGAAAGGAGTGTGGTAAGTTGTAACATAAAGAGTTTTCCAGGAAATAATTCGCATGCaaattctggaaaaggaaataattatgTCATGGGAAATAATAAGCACATAACTAAAAATGCCACTTTGAAAGGAGATAATCTAAGTAAAGAGGTAGCTAAATCTTTTGATAAAGGTAACAGTGGAGGACTGACCAGAGACCTCTCTGTAAGCCTGGCTGAATCTCTGAATGAGGCTTGCTTGTCTTCCTTGCATGAATGTTGTACTTTGTCACAGTCAGTTATTGATGATAATACTAAAAGTCAGGAATCTGCTGAAAAGGAATCAGGATCAGAGGTAAGCCTTGTTTTCCAAGAAATAAACTTAGCTACAAAAGGGCAAAGTGTAGAGGCTGCCATTCAAGTAGATCCTATGGAAGATGACATTCCAAAAGATTTCCTACCAGTCCTGTTGCTTCGCCAACTACAAGCTTTAGTTCCTAGTATTCATAAGACTCAAAATGGAGTTGTTCAAATGCCGGGTTCACTTACAGATgttcccttctcctccccaaTTTGTAAGTCATCTACTAATGTCCTTTTAGCTTGGCTCCTAGTGCTAAACCTGAAGGGAAGTGTGAATACCTTCTGTCAAGATGATGCTCACAAGACTTCCAGTAGAACTTCAGAAATACTTGCATTGTTGGAGGTTCTAAAGCATGTTGCCATCACAGAGGAAGCTGATGACTTGAGGGCTGCTGTTGCCAATTTAGTGGAGTCTACCACAGATCGCTTTGGACTCCCTGAGAAAGAACAAGACATGATTCTAGTAGGACTTTCTGCAAATTGTTCCACACCCAACATACAGAGAGTTCCTAAGTgcattgaaaatggaaaaacacaGCAAATCTCCTGTTTAGATGGAGGCTACTCTGCCAGTGAGAACTGTGCCCATGAAGTCTGTGTTTCAGAGATGACCTGCTCTGCATGTGAAATATGCACTCTGCATAAGACTTATGGTCCAAAAGAGATGAGTAACCTCAGTGACATTTTTTCCCCTACCGATGACTGTACCATGAATCAGACCTCCATGAATAAGGCTTGCTTCCTAGGAGAGAGATGTTCACTTACTGATCCTCTGTCTTCCCATAAAGCTTGTGCTCATGAGGAAAACTACATCCATGAGGCATCTTACCCAACTGATGaggcttacattcccatcaaagTCTGCAATAccaatgactttttaaattccaaagaagacaaatatgTTGATAATTTGGAATTGACTAAAGAGTTAGAAAGATCTGGGTGTAAACATGGCTTTAATATACTGGTGTCACACCAAAGTATTGGTCATTTAAGCCACCATGACTTTTTCCTAAGTGCAACTGAAACAGAATTTGATAAGGAACACAGTTCTCTAgatgaatttaaaaattgtgcATTAAAGAAAGTTCAGGGTAAAAATGCATATGCATCCTTTGATAAGGAAGAATCAAAGAATTCTGAAGAACCAAGCTCAATAACCAATAGCACATCAAATGAAAGAAACATTTCAGAATTGGAATCCTTTGAAGAATTAGAAAATCAGGACACTGATACCTTTAATACAAAGGTAAGTGCAAGAGAGCAAACCACTGAAGAATTGACCCAAAAAGAGTTAGAGGATAGTAAAAATTTGGAATTGATAGAAGTCTTTAGGAGGAACACgacagaagaggaaagaaggatTGGTGTAATATGTGAGACACTCAGTAGGCGGCTGGCAACACCACCATCTTTACTATTTTGCTATGATTCTAAGCAAAATATTGAAAAGGAGCTCAATGAAGGAACTAAAACGAGAGTAAAAATGGTAGTGAAAAGCATGGAAATTGGAAGTTATTCAGAGTCCCCTCTTgactttaaaaacttaaaaagccCAGTGACTTCTGATTGGTCAGACTATGGACAAGACAGTGAGAATGAGCAGCCATATAAAGTGTCCATTGAGAGCCCTATTGACTATGGTGAGGAGATCGCCCAAGAGAAAGAACACAATAAAGGACTTGTTAAAAGGACAATAGAAAAACTCTATGGTAGAGCAGAGGTTGTTAAACCATCTTTTTTTCCTGGGTCTACACACAGATCTCAGGTTTGTCCTTACAATTCTATGGAATCTCAGTGCAGTAGGAAAGTAGGTCTTCATGGTTCTGAAGGTCATTTGTTTGGCTCTTCTGAACAGGTATCTAGTAGTTCATCTATACTGCAGAAATTTCAGGAGGAAAGACAAGATAAATGTGACTTTAATGATGCGAGGGCCCATTATCAGGGAGACATTGTAGAACATGGTGCAAAACAAAATGACCATAATAGAATCCTTAGGGAAATAGAGGAAGGAGTACTGATTGATAAAGGGAAGTGGCTCCTGAAAGAAAATCATTTGCTAAGAGTATCATCTCCTGAAAATCTTGGCATCTGTGGCAATGCAGACACCACATCAGTGGATACTCTACTTGACAATAACAACAGTGAAGTTCCATATTCACATTTTAGAAATTTGGTCCCAGGCCCAAACATGGCTGAACTATCCTCTTTAGAATTGGAGGAGCTGACTCAACCCCTTGAACTGAAATGCACTTATTTTAATCTGCCTCACTGTAGTGACTCTGAGCCTTTTTGTGAGGGTTTGCTAgatgttcaaaataaaatttgtgcCAAGGAAAGAATATCAAAGCACCATTCAGAGGTGAAGGGTAACCATAAGTCAGAAAGAGTGTGCACATCTGTGACTCGTGTCTTTACATCTGCTGGTAACAAAGTCCATCCTGTCTCTGATGATACTATTAAAAACCAACCACTGCCTGGTAGTAATACAATTCATGGTGTACCTCAGGAAGGTGACTCTTTGGATAAACTCTATGCTATTTGTGGTCAACATTGCCCAATACTAACTGTTATTATCCAACCTATAAATGAAGAAGATAGAAGATTTGCATATTGCAAAAATTCTGATATTGAAAACTCCTTGGATCTCCACTTAAGGATGAAAATACACCCCTATTTACTACAGTCAAAGAAAAGCATGTtcagaaatgagaataataaagcAAGTAGTAGAAAAGCATTTGTTGATATATTTGATTGGCTTTATTTCAATGACACATTTAACTTGATGGATAAAAGAAGAAAGTTAAAAAGAGTTGACTTCTTCAACTTAGAGGAAGAAAATTACTTAAAGAAATTTctattatatttaaagaaaaggttTTGTGTTAACTTATTGTCCACATCACTGTTAGTTGTGGATGATGTGAATTCATATACACAAGGTTCCAGCAATCAGACAAATGAAGTTTTTGCAGTAGTTGATGAGAATAATAACTTATTAGATAACAGATTCCAGAGTTCAAGAATAAATCTTAACCAAGTAGTAAGGGAAAATATGAACTATCATTTGTCTTTGGAAATGCTTGGTCAAGCCTGCCTATTTTGCCAAGTTGAGACATTCTTAAATATTAGCAACagcaatattttagaaatattttatatttttgaggatGAAAACCTTTTTATTTGGGAAGAGAAAACCAGTTACTTTTAA